The following are encoded together in the candidate division KSB1 bacterium genome:
- the asnB gene encoding asparagine synthase (glutamine-hydrolyzing), translating to MCGICGTFLFSRDAKVDANEVRRMNEQIIHRGPDEEGFYINGPVGLAMRRLSIIDLSGGQQPISNEDGTVSIVFNGEIYNYPDLRRDLLNRGHRFKTNSDTEAIVHAYEEYGADCPTKLNGMFAFAIWDARRGRLFLSRDRLGKKPLYYYKDNERLVFGSELKSLLQAKNVPRRVSKAALDLYLTFEYIPAPHSIFADIFKLPAGHSLLIDGSGKPEIRQYWDLHFHENGYHQQDLEEGLVHLLQDAVKIRLMSDVPLGAFLSGGIDSSCVVALMAQVMKEPVKTFSIGFAEGSYNELHYARAIAKHFKTDHKEFILRPSALELTEKLVKHLDEPLGDFSIFPTYLVSKMAREHVTVVLSGDGGDELFGGYDAYLADSLYRRYRKIPAVIRNRVIMPVTTFLTPSEKKKGLRNRLKRFVEGTRYPEDLQHVRWMMFLADEEKARLYGEAMAPLRSQYLPYEYIRHYFARADSQDYVNRQLYVDIKTYLCDDIMVKVDRMSMATSLEARAPFLDYRVVEYAATIPSALKIRGTKTKYILKKAMAPLLPPEIINRGKEGFSIPIKNWLREELRPMMLEVLSPARMRRDGFFNADYVQQLINEHLQGVENHSHRLWALMVFNIWRDHYLAAA from the coding sequence AATTTGTGGAACCTTTTTGTTCTCTCGCGACGCCAAGGTTGATGCGAATGAAGTTCGCCGCATGAACGAGCAAATCATTCATCGCGGCCCCGATGAGGAGGGATTTTATATCAACGGACCGGTCGGTCTCGCGATGCGCCGTCTCAGCATCATCGATTTGTCCGGAGGCCAGCAGCCGATTTCCAACGAAGACGGCACGGTCAGCATCGTTTTTAATGGCGAGATTTATAATTACCCCGATCTCCGCCGTGATTTGCTGAACCGCGGCCATCGTTTCAAAACGAATTCCGACACCGAGGCGATTGTGCATGCCTACGAAGAGTATGGCGCCGATTGCCCGACCAAGCTCAACGGTATGTTCGCGTTTGCGATTTGGGACGCGCGCCGCGGGCGTTTGTTTCTCAGCCGCGACCGCCTCGGCAAAAAACCGCTTTACTATTACAAAGACAACGAGCGCCTGGTTTTTGGCTCCGAGCTGAAAAGCTTGCTGCAAGCGAAAAACGTCCCGCGCCGGGTTTCCAAGGCCGCGCTTGATTTGTATTTGACTTTTGAATATATTCCGGCGCCGCACAGCATTTTTGCCGATATTTTTAAATTGCCGGCCGGCCATTCGCTGTTGATCGACGGCAGCGGCAAACCGGAGATTCGCCAGTATTGGGATTTGCATTTTCATGAAAACGGCTATCATCAGCAAGATTTGGAAGAAGGCCTTGTGCATCTTCTGCAAGACGCCGTCAAAATCCGCCTGATGAGCGACGTGCCGCTCGGCGCGTTTCTCTCCGGCGGCATCGACTCGAGTTGCGTCGTCGCGCTGATGGCGCAAGTGATGAAAGAACCGGTCAAAACTTTTTCCATCGGTTTTGCCGAAGGCAGTTACAACGAGCTGCATTACGCGCGCGCCATTGCGAAGCATTTCAAAACCGATCACAAGGAATTTATTCTGCGGCCCAGCGCGCTGGAACTGACTGAAAAGCTGGTCAAACATCTTGACGAGCCGCTGGGAGATTTTTCGATCTTTCCGACGTATCTGGTTTCAAAGATGGCGCGGGAGCATGTTACGGTCGTGCTTTCCGGTGACGGTGGCGACGAGCTGTTCGGCGGCTATGATGCTTATCTCGCTGATTCGCTGTATCGTCGGTACCGCAAAATACCGGCGGTCATACGCAATCGCGTCATTATGCCGGTAACTACTTTTTTAACTCCCAGTGAGAAGAAAAAAGGGTTGCGCAATCGGCTGAAACGCTTCGTCGAAGGCACGCGCTATCCCGAAGACCTGCAGCACGTGCGCTGGATGATGTTTCTCGCCGACGAGGAAAAAGCCCGGCTTTATGGCGAGGCCATGGCGCCGTTGCGTTCCCAATATTTGCCGTATGAATATATTCGGCATTACTTTGCTCGAGCCGACTCGCAAGATTATGTCAACCGCCAGCTTTATGTCGACATCAAGACCTATCTCTGCGACGACATCATGGTGAAGGTTGATCGCATGAGCATGGCGACATCGTTGGAGGCGCGCGCGCCGTTTCTGGATTACCGCGTCGTCGAATATGCCGCGACGATCCCCAGCGCATTGAAAATCCGCGGCACCAAAACGAAGTATATTCTCAAAAAAGCCATGGCGCCGTTGCTGCCGCCGGAAATCATCAATCGCGGCAAGGAAGGCTTCAGCATTCCGATCAAAAACTGGCTGCGTGAAGAATTGCGTCCGATGATGCTGGAAGTTTTGTCGCCGGCCAGGATGCGACGCGATGGTTTTTTCAATGCGGATTATGTGCAGCAATTGATCAACGAGCATTTGCAAGGCGTTGAAAACCACAGCCACCGGCTTTGGGCGTTGATGGTTTTCAACATTTGGCGCGACCACTATTTGGCCGCAGCGTAG